Proteins from a genomic interval of Pseudomonas sp. RC10:
- a CDS encoding DUF1652 domain-containing protein: MLFTPELRRTLESAFLPLACECTLMPGGGLLVKIYDATTGTVAMQVENVSISNITTMRAVAELVAELRYDLRTTRTPFGSTPTRFAAASGGL; this comes from the coding sequence ATGCTGTTTACCCCGGAACTGCGCAGGACGCTGGAAAGCGCGTTTCTGCCCTTGGCCTGTGAATGCACCCTCATGCCCGGCGGCGGCCTGCTGGTGAAAATCTACGACGCCACCACCGGTACAGTCGCCATGCAGGTCGAGAACGTGTCCATTTCCAATATCACCACCATGCGCGCCGTGGCCGAACTGGTGGCCGAATTGCGCTACGACTTGCGCACCACCCGCACGCCCTTCGGCTCGACCCCGACACGCTTCGCCGCTGCCAGCGGGGGGCTCTGA
- a CDS encoding STAS domain-containing protein: protein MAVLQQTTVDSLKRAEAELASSWRADLETSGATRNLKADDVDQQTKEFLRLLIAVLEKGGSQNITTADWDEARQFLEKLSHQRALAGQDSQQTASFIFALKGPVFTLLQKQYADSPVALAEQLWEISQLLDVLGMHTIRTYQKSRESVIKRQQEELLELSTPVVKLWDGVLALPMIGTLDSQRTQVVMESLLQRIVDTGSEIAIIDITGVPTVDTLVAQHLLKTVTAIRLMGADCIISGVRPQIAQTIVHLGLDLQGVVTKANLADALALALRRLGLTVTKAV from the coding sequence ATGGCAGTACTGCAGCAAACCACCGTGGATTCTCTCAAACGCGCCGAAGCCGAGCTGGCATCCAGCTGGCGCGCCGATCTGGAGACGAGCGGCGCTACGCGCAATCTGAAAGCGGACGATGTCGACCAGCAGACCAAAGAGTTTTTGCGCCTTCTCATCGCCGTGCTGGAAAAGGGCGGCTCGCAGAACATCACCACGGCTGATTGGGACGAAGCCCGTCAGTTCCTCGAAAAACTGTCCCACCAGCGCGCGTTGGCCGGGCAGGATTCCCAGCAGACGGCCAGTTTTATTTTTGCTCTCAAAGGCCCCGTGTTCACGCTGCTGCAAAAGCAATACGCCGACAGCCCGGTCGCGCTGGCCGAACAACTCTGGGAAATCTCGCAACTGCTGGACGTGCTGGGCATGCACACCATTCGCACCTATCAGAAATCCCGCGAGTCGGTGATCAAGCGTCAGCAAGAAGAACTGCTGGAGCTGTCCACCCCCGTGGTCAAACTGTGGGATGGCGTGCTCGCCCTGCCGATGATCGGCACCCTGGATTCCCAGCGCACCCAAGTGGTCATGGAGTCCCTGCTGCAACGCATCGTCGACACCGGTTCCGAAATCGCGATCATCGACATCACCGGCGTGCCGACCGTCGACACCCTAGTCGCCCAGCACCTGCTGAAAACCGTGACCGCGATTCGCTTGATGGGCGCCGATTGCATCATCAGCGGCGTGCGTCCGCAGATCGCCCAGACCATCGTCCATCTGGGTCTGGACCTGCAAGGCGTCGTCACCAAGGCCAATCTCGCCGACGCGCTGGCGCTGGCCTTGCGCCGTCTGGGCCTGACCGTCACCAAGGCGGTATAA
- a CDS encoding STAS domain-containing protein, with amino-acid sequence MERIPILQMGDFLLVTIQVDMHDQLALTLQDDLSERISKTSARGVLIDISALDMVDSFIGRMIGMISGLSRIMDAETVLVGMQPAVAITLVELGMTLPGVSTALNVERGMTLLRERAYSQ; translated from the coding sequence ATGGAGCGGATTCCGATTCTGCAAATGGGTGACTTCCTGCTGGTCACCATTCAAGTGGACATGCACGACCAATTGGCGCTGACGCTCCAGGACGATCTGTCCGAGCGCATCAGCAAGACCTCTGCCCGAGGCGTGCTCATCGACATTTCGGCGCTGGACATGGTCGATTCGTTCATCGGGCGCATGATTGGCATGATTTCCGGCCTGTCCCGCATCATGGACGCCGAAACCGTGCTGGTCGGCATGCAGCCTGCGGTGGCGATCACGCTGGTGGAACTGGGCATGACCTTGCCGGGTGTGAGCACGGCGCTCAATGTCGAGCGCGGCATGACGCTGTTGCGCGAGCGGGCTTATTCCCAATGA
- a CDS encoding anti-sigma regulatory factor has product MSVRSSGTQGIQIEQDVVLARQLARKLAQECGMRLIDLTKLVTAVSELARNTMVYGGGGDMDWEIVEDGARTGLRLTFRDEGPGIPDLKLAMTDGWTSGGGLGLGLTGAKRLVDDFELDTAPGAGTRVMICKWT; this is encoded by the coding sequence ATGAGCGTGCGCAGCAGCGGCACCCAAGGCATTCAGATCGAACAGGATGTGGTGCTGGCGCGGCAACTGGCGCGCAAGCTGGCGCAGGAATGCGGCATGCGCCTGATCGACCTGACCAAACTGGTGACGGCGGTCAGCGAGCTGGCGCGTAACACCATGGTCTACGGCGGTGGCGGCGACATGGACTGGGAGATCGTCGAAGACGGCGCCCGCACCGGCCTGAGGTTGACCTTTCGCGACGAAGGCCCCGGCATTCCCGACCTGAAACTGGCGATGACCGACGGCTGGACGTCGGGCGGTGGCCTTGGCCTCGGGCTGACCGGCGCCAAACGGTTGGTGGACGATTTCGAGCTGGACACGGCGCCCGGCGCGGGCACTCGGGTGATGATCTGTAAATGGACCTGA
- a CDS encoding ATP-binding protein — translation MDLRLHSSLTRVLAIEDTSQVGHARRIAQKLAEQLGFDATDSGRVALVVTEVASNILKHASNGELHLRALPGAVPGVEVIAIDRGQGFALDDCMADGFSTRGTQGIGLGAMLRQAQVFDVHSDNRGTVVLTRFYPRQATVKDVRLGVSQHSLHDDPACGDAWEVAITGQQLSILVIDGLGHGPEAESAATAGTLAFGREPFADPTLLLEEIHHEMRGTRGGAVAIAQFDGAQDHLRFIGIGNIGASLIGEDKPRGLASHPGIVGLQYRKVPPVGYPQSAGQLLIMYSDGLQSRWNLRDYPGLMYRHPAIIAAVLHRDFCRGRDDVTVLAMALETLDD, via the coding sequence ATGGACCTGAGACTGCACAGCAGCCTGACCCGCGTGTTGGCGATCGAAGACACGAGTCAGGTGGGGCACGCGCGGCGCATCGCGCAAAAACTCGCCGAACAGCTGGGCTTCGACGCCACGGATTCCGGTCGCGTGGCGCTGGTCGTCACGGAAGTTGCCAGCAATATCCTAAAGCACGCCAGCAACGGCGAGCTGCACCTGCGTGCGCTGCCGGGTGCTGTGCCGGGTGTCGAAGTCATCGCTATTGATAGAGGGCAAGGCTTCGCCCTTGACGACTGCATGGCTGACGGCTTTTCCACCCGGGGCACCCAAGGCATCGGCCTCGGCGCCATGCTGCGTCAGGCCCAGGTGTTCGATGTGCATTCGGACAACCGGGGCACAGTGGTGCTTACCCGGTTCTACCCGCGTCAGGCGACCGTCAAGGACGTGCGGCTCGGCGTCTCCCAACATTCGCTGCACGACGACCCGGCCTGTGGCGATGCCTGGGAAGTGGCGATCACAGGGCAGCAGCTCAGCATTCTGGTAATCGATGGCCTTGGCCACGGCCCGGAGGCTGAAAGCGCGGCGACGGCGGGTACCCTCGCATTTGGCCGCGAACCGTTTGCCGATCCCACCCTGCTTCTTGAGGAGATTCACCACGAGATGCGCGGAACCCGTGGCGGGGCCGTTGCGATCGCGCAATTCGATGGAGCACAGGACCATCTGCGCTTCATTGGCATCGGCAACATCGGCGCGTCGCTGATTGGCGAGGACAAACCGCGAGGGCTGGCGTCGCACCCCGGCATCGTCGGCCTGCAATACCGGAAGGTGCCGCCGGTGGGCTACCCTCAAAGCGCCGGACAGCTTTTGATCATGTACAGCGACGGCCTGCAATCGCGTTGGAATCTTCGCGATTATCCGGGTCTGATGTATCGACACCCGGCCATTATCGCGGCGGTGCTGCACCGCGATTTCTGCCGCGGCAGGGATGATGTAACGGTATTGGCGATGGCTCTGGAGACGCTCGATGATTGA
- a CDS encoding ATP-binding protein: MIDNPAHGAPEESAELKQVRNEAAALRAELDETNQGVLALYAELDTQAEQLRQASDLKSRFLSYMSHEFRTPLGSILSIASLLSDELDGPLSPEQHKQVTFVSTAARELSDMVDDLLDLAKIEAGRISISPAWFDMFDLFSALRGMFRPIVDTSAVDLIFEEPVGLPRLYTDDKKLAQILRNFISNSLKFTQRGEVRVSARLESEREVRFAVTDTGIGIPSELHGALFEDFAQVDSPLQKRLRGTGLGLSLCKRFAELLGGRVGLESQPGVGSTFYVVIPLALAQEHGDES; this comes from the coding sequence ATGATTGACAACCCTGCCCACGGCGCTCCCGAAGAGTCAGCGGAACTGAAGCAAGTGCGCAACGAGGCCGCCGCGTTGCGTGCTGAACTGGATGAGACCAATCAGGGCGTGCTCGCCCTGTACGCCGAACTGGACACCCAGGCCGAGCAATTGCGTCAGGCCTCTGATCTCAAGAGCCGCTTTCTGTCGTACATGAGCCACGAGTTCCGCACGCCGCTGGGCTCGATCCTGAGCATCGCGAGCCTGCTGAGCGACGAACTCGACGGTCCGCTCAGCCCGGAACAGCACAAGCAAGTGACTTTCGTCAGCACGGCCGCCCGCGAGTTGAGCGACATGGTCGACGACTTGCTTGACCTGGCGAAGATCGAGGCGGGGCGGATCAGTATTTCGCCCGCCTGGTTCGACATGTTCGACCTGTTTTCAGCGCTGCGTGGCATGTTTCGGCCTATCGTCGACACCTCGGCGGTGGACCTGATTTTCGAGGAGCCGGTGGGTCTGCCAAGGCTGTACACCGACGACAAGAAGCTCGCGCAGATCCTGCGCAATTTCATTTCCAATTCATTGAAGTTCACTCAGCGTGGTGAAGTGCGTGTGTCTGCCCGCCTCGAAAGCGAGCGGGAAGTGCGCTTCGCCGTGACCGACACCGGTATCGGCATTCCGTCGGAGCTGCACGGCGCGTTGTTCGAAGATTTCGCCCAGGTCGATTCACCGTTGCAAAAACGCTTGCGTGGTACCGGCCTGGGGTTGTCGCTGTGCAAACGTTTTGCCGAGCTGTTGGGCGGCCGCGTGGGGCTGGAAAGCCAGCCGGGCGTGGGTTCGACGTTCTATGTGGTGATCCCGTTGGCGCTGGCGCAGGAGCACGGCGATGAAAGCTGA
- a CDS encoding response regulator encodes MKADTRLLIVDDNAATRYALRRRMERQGFIVAEAGTGTEGLALIAAQVPDALILDVNLPDMSGFDIVRQLRSEARTALLPVVHVSAASIQTGDIVTGLEAGADAYLVHPVDPDVLLATLRTLLRVRDTEFALRDSEDRFREIFVNVSAPIAVMDGELKVHECNHAFARLIATGSAQNAVLSCFADDQDQAIAGLRDALNADERWKGVLSMRVQGDVRETEWQVSPYRVEGLSLVFIEDVTEHRRREQSHLQKLDTVSTQLAHEVAERARTEAQLLQAQKMDAIGKLTGGIAHDFNNLLTGIVTGLELIKKRTEDQRPEKVLAYADAALASAKSAASLTHRLLAFARQQPLDTRPTDVNQYVRSLEDLLSRTIGKRIGLTLELTSRGAVAMVDAGQLESAVLNLVINARDALPEGGNVWISTYEAYSQGNSRLADGPYIALTVRDDGVGIEHHLVDKVFDPFFTTKPIGEGTGLGLSTIYGFARQSGGDVNIRSVVGHGTEVTLMLPAAMNQTVEPAAVVENAELGAGEHVLIVEDTASVRMFVNEILSDAGYRCTQAADVATALELLEHDPSIDLLLTDVGMPQMNGRELAQRLRSWRPNVPVLFMTGYAENALNRQHFLGDGMDMITKPFQLVDFLGKVRSMLDG; translated from the coding sequence ATGAAAGCTGACACCCGGCTGTTGATCGTCGACGACAACGCCGCGACCCGTTACGCCTTGCGCCGACGCATGGAGCGACAAGGTTTTATCGTGGCGGAGGCGGGCACCGGCACCGAAGGCCTGGCGCTGATCGCCGCCCAGGTGCCGGACGCGCTGATCCTCGACGTCAACCTGCCGGACATGAGCGGCTTCGACATCGTGCGGCAGTTGCGCAGCGAGGCGCGCACCGCGTTGCTGCCGGTGGTGCACGTGTCCGCAGCTTCGATCCAGACCGGCGACATCGTCACCGGGCTGGAAGCCGGGGCAGACGCCTATCTCGTCCACCCGGTGGACCCGGACGTGCTGCTGGCGACCCTGCGCACGCTATTGCGGGTGCGCGACACCGAATTTGCCCTGCGTGACAGCGAGGACCGTTTTCGCGAGATTTTCGTCAACGTCTCGGCCCCCATTGCGGTCATGGATGGCGAGCTGAAGGTCCACGAATGCAACCACGCGTTCGCCCGTTTGATCGCCACCGGCTCGGCGCAAAACGCCGTGCTGAGCTGCTTCGCCGACGATCAGGATCAGGCCATCGCCGGATTGCGGGACGCGCTGAATGCCGATGAGCGCTGGAAAGGCGTGCTGAGCATGCGCGTGCAGGGCGATGTGCGCGAGACCGAGTGGCAAGTGTCGCCGTACCGCGTCGAAGGCTTGAGCCTGGTGTTCATTGAAGACGTGACCGAACACCGGCGTCGCGAGCAGTCGCATCTGCAAAAACTCGACACGGTCAGCACGCAATTGGCCCACGAAGTGGCCGAGCGCGCCCGCACCGAAGCGCAATTGCTGCAAGCACAGAAAATGGATGCCATCGGCAAGCTCACCGGCGGCATCGCCCACGACTTCAATAACCTTCTGACGGGCATCGTCACCGGCCTGGAACTGATCAAGAAGCGCACCGAAGACCAGCGGCCCGAAAAAGTCCTGGCCTATGCCGACGCCGCGCTGGCTTCGGCAAAAAGCGCGGCGAGCCTGACCCATCGGCTGTTGGCCTTCGCTCGCCAGCAACCTCTCGACACGCGCCCGACGGACGTCAATCAGTACGTTCGCTCCCTCGAAGACTTGCTCAGTCGGACCATCGGCAAGCGCATCGGTCTGACCCTTGAACTGACGTCACGCGGTGCCGTCGCGATGGTCGATGCCGGGCAGCTCGAAAGCGCGGTGCTGAACTTGGTGATCAACGCCCGGGATGCCTTGCCGGAAGGCGGCAACGTCTGGATCAGCACCTACGAGGCCTATTCCCAAGGCAATTCGCGCCTGGCGGATGGGCCCTATATCGCGCTGACCGTGCGCGACGACGGCGTGGGTATCGAACATCATTTGGTCGACAAGGTGTTCGATCCGTTCTTCACCACTAAACCCATCGGCGAGGGCACCGGGTTGGGGCTGTCCACTATTTACGGTTTTGCCCGGCAGTCCGGCGGCGACGTCAATATTCGCAGCGTGGTCGGCCACGGAACCGAAGTGACGCTCATGTTGCCCGCCGCGATGAATCAGACCGTGGAGCCCGCGGCGGTCGTCGAGAACGCCGAACTCGGTGCAGGGGAGCATGTCCTTATCGTCGAGGACACGGCGTCGGTGCGCATGTTTGTCAACGAAATCCTCAGTGACGCCGGGTATCGCTGCACACAGGCGGCAGACGTTGCCACGGCGCTGGAATTGCTTGAACACGACCCGTCCATCGACCTGCTGCTGACTGACGTCGGCATGCCACAGATGAACGGCCGTGAACTGGCTCAACGGCTGCGCAGTTGGCGGCCGAATGTGCCGGTGCTGTTCATGACGGGGTATGCGGAGAATGCGCTGAACCGGCAGCATTTTCTGGGAGACGGCATGGACATGATCACCAAGCCGTTTCAGTTGGTGGACTTCCTCGGCAAAGTGAGGTCGATGCTGGACGGGTGA
- a CDS encoding ATP-binding protein, whose translation MTLSPELHQSAIDNCAREPIQIPGSIQPQGFLLVIDEAAMTIVQVSANVSTWLGMAPESLIGMALTRVFDDCPSLLDRLAALPEDDQNPFHVGDVSFLEGSRAGKPTAMMVHRHDRVLIAEFEPASDMGSAYGNVYPLMRTFISQMEETETIEALSLRSVSEVKRITGFGRVKVYRFDADGNGLVNAEVADEGYPRYLGLSFPGTDIPAQARALYLANRIRVIEDADYQASPLVPVNNPVTGAPLDLSFATLRSVSPVHLQYMRNMQTLASMSISIVVRGQLWGLISCHHSTPRAVSFQTRTACELLGSVLSLQIETKEAQAKNQRMLILRRQIVQMLAAMADLDSVIGGLRAMPDVLLAFVEASGAAVISESTLDVYGETPKREQIQALTQWLSKRGTHDLFQSDNVSRDIPELPKLAESVSGVLAMAISELHSNYIIWFRPEQTRVVNWAGKPEKSVSDSGSLSPRHSFALWQETVRGFSRPWDELDTEGVVELRAAVLGIVLRKAEEMAALADELKKSNKELEAFSYSVSHDLRAPLRHIAGYAELLGDIEGSKLSERGVRFLENIGESARFAGTLVDNLLSFSQMGRSAMRYSEVDLNAMVDAIRREMLPDYQDRDLQWHVPEPLPVVIADAAFLHLAMRNLLSNAIKYTRNQSAAVIEIGSYEEDDKVVVYIRDNGVGFDMQYASKLFGVFQRLHRMEEFEGTGIGLASVRRIIERHDGSVWAHGELRQGATFYFALPKRSLSVTL comes from the coding sequence TTGACCCTTAGTCCGGAACTTCACCAGAGCGCAATCGACAACTGCGCCCGTGAACCCATCCAGATTCCCGGCAGCATTCAGCCCCAGGGCTTTCTGCTGGTGATCGACGAAGCGGCGATGACCATCGTTCAGGTCAGCGCCAACGTCAGCACGTGGCTGGGCATGGCGCCTGAATCCCTGATTGGCATGGCGTTGACCCGCGTCTTCGATGATTGCCCGAGCCTGCTGGACCGGTTGGCCGCGCTGCCTGAAGACGACCAGAACCCGTTCCATGTCGGTGATGTGTCCTTCCTTGAAGGCTCCCGTGCCGGCAAGCCGACGGCGATGATGGTGCACCGCCACGACCGGGTGCTCATCGCCGAATTCGAACCTGCGAGCGACATGGGTTCGGCCTACGGCAACGTCTATCCGCTGATGCGCACGTTCATCAGCCAGATGGAAGAGACCGAGACCATCGAAGCCCTGAGCCTGCGTTCGGTATCAGAGGTCAAGCGCATCACCGGTTTCGGTCGGGTCAAGGTCTACCGATTCGATGCCGACGGTAACGGGCTGGTCAATGCCGAAGTCGCCGATGAAGGCTACCCGAGGTACCTCGGGCTGAGCTTTCCGGGCACTGACATTCCCGCTCAGGCGCGGGCGTTGTACCTGGCCAACCGCATTCGCGTGATCGAAGACGCCGACTATCAAGCGTCGCCGCTGGTGCCGGTCAACAACCCCGTCACCGGTGCGCCGCTGGATTTGAGTTTTGCCACGTTGCGCAGCGTCTCGCCAGTGCATTTGCAGTACATGCGCAACATGCAGACACTGGCGTCGATGTCGATTTCCATCGTGGTGCGAGGCCAGTTGTGGGGCCTGATTTCCTGTCACCATTCGACTCCTCGCGCCGTGAGTTTCCAGACTCGCACCGCCTGCGAATTGCTCGGCAGCGTGCTGTCTCTGCAGATCGAAACCAAGGAAGCCCAGGCGAAGAACCAACGCATGCTCATTCTGCGTCGGCAAATCGTCCAGATGCTGGCGGCCATGGCCGATCTGGACAGCGTCATCGGCGGCTTGCGCGCCATGCCCGATGTGCTGCTGGCATTCGTTGAGGCGAGCGGGGCGGCAGTGATTTCCGAATCGACCCTGGACGTCTACGGCGAAACCCCGAAACGCGAACAGATCCAGGCCCTGACCCAATGGCTGAGCAAGCGCGGCACCCACGATCTCTTCCAGTCCGACAATGTGAGTCGTGACATTCCAGAGCTGCCGAAACTTGCCGAATCGGTGAGCGGCGTGTTGGCCATGGCGATTTCCGAGCTGCATTCGAACTACATCATCTGGTTCCGCCCGGAACAGACCCGCGTGGTGAACTGGGCGGGCAAACCGGAAAAATCCGTCAGCGACAGCGGCTCCTTGAGCCCTCGTCACAGCTTTGCGCTGTGGCAGGAAACCGTGCGCGGCTTCTCCCGTCCATGGGATGAGCTGGACACCGAAGGCGTCGTCGAACTGCGGGCCGCTGTGCTCGGCATCGTGCTGCGGAAAGCCGAAGAAATGGCGGCACTTGCGGACGAACTGAAAAAGTCCAACAAGGAACTCGAAGCCTTTTCATACAGCGTTTCCCATGACCTGCGGGCACCGCTTCGGCATATCGCCGGGTACGCCGAGCTGCTGGGCGACATCGAAGGCAGCAAGCTGTCCGAGCGGGGCGTGCGGTTTCTGGAAAACATCGGTGAGTCCGCGCGGTTTGCCGGGACGCTGGTGGACAACCTGCTGAGCTTTTCGCAGATGGGCCGTTCGGCGATGCGCTATTCGGAAGTCGATCTGAACGCGATGGTCGACGCGATCCGCCGCGAGATGCTGCCGGATTACCAGGACCGTGACCTGCAATGGCACGTTCCCGAGCCCTTGCCGGTCGTGATCGCCGACGCGGCGTTCCTGCATCTCGCGATGCGCAACCTGCTGTCCAACGCCATCAAGTACACCCGCAATCAGAGTGCGGCGGTGATCGAGATCGGCAGCTACGAAGAAGACGACAAGGTCGTGGTGTATATCCGCGATAACGGTGTGGGTTTCGACATGCAATACGCCAGCAAACTGTTCGGCGTGTTCCAGCGGCTGCACCGGATGGAAGAATTCGAAGGCACGGGGATCGGCCTGGCGAGCGTGCGTCGTATCATCGAACGGCATGACGGTTCGGTGTGGGCGCACGGCGAGCTTCGGCAGGGCGCCACATTCTATTTTGCGCTACCTAAGCGCAGCCTCTCTGTAACCCTTTGA
- a CDS encoding response regulator — MLKPILLVEDNPNDLELTLVALERSQLANEVIVLRDGAEALDYLFRRNAYSDRVAGNPAVLLLDLKLPKLDGLEVLKAIRESEELRSIPVVMLTSSREEPDLQRAYALGVNAYVVKPVEFKEFVSAISDLGIFWAVLNEPPPGSLRLTRRPGS; from the coding sequence ATGTTGAAACCCATTCTTCTGGTAGAAGACAACCCCAACGATCTGGAGTTGACCCTCGTCGCGCTGGAGCGCAGCCAGTTGGCCAACGAAGTGATCGTCCTGCGCGATGGCGCCGAGGCACTGGACTATCTCTTCCGCCGCAATGCCTACAGTGATCGGGTCGCCGGCAATCCTGCTGTGCTGCTGCTGGACCTGAAGCTGCCGAAACTCGACGGTCTTGAAGTGCTCAAGGCCATCCGCGAGAGCGAGGAGTTGCGCAGCATTCCCGTGGTGATGCTGACCTCGTCCCGCGAAGAACCCGATCTGCAACGCGCCTACGCGTTGGGAGTGAACGCTTACGTGGTCAAACCGGTCGAATTCAAGGAATTCGTCTCAGCCATCTCTGATCTCGGGATTTTCTGGGCCGTTCTCAACGAGCCGCCGCCCGGCTCACTGCGACTGACACGCCGTCCGGGGTCTTGA